Part of the Carassius auratus strain Wakin unplaced genomic scaffold, ASM336829v1 scaf_tig00021399, whole genome shotgun sequence genome is shown below.
aaaaaaagtaacaagatgtGACAAGatgtatgattaaaatgtttattgcatttacaGTATACATCAATGCAATATACATCCTACCCCAATACCGTGTATATGTGTTATAAGTAACAGAGATGTGCACAAGTACTAGAGTACTCAGACCTTACAACTGAGAAGTCACTGTAATCATTAATTTCATGACCATTCATCGCTGTCGAGTCTGAGTACTTTATTATAAGCTGACTTTATAtttgtgaccctagaccacaaaaccaaagtcgctggggtatattcgtagcaatagccaaaaatacattctaTGGgccaaaatgatacatttttcttttatgccaaaaatcattagaatagtaagtaaagattatgttccatgaagatattttatacatttcctaccataagtatataaaaacttcattttttattgataatatacatagctaagaacttcatttggagaactaaaaagatgattttctcaatatataatttttttgcaccctcgcattccagattttcaaatagctgtatctcggcCTAATTTTTAGATCCtaacaaactatacatcaatggtaagcttatttattcagcctttaaatcatatataaatctcaaatttgaaaaatggacactaatatttctaattttatgATTGATTATGGCAGCATATTGAGTGGTACCTGAGCTCTGACTAGTTTGTGTTAGAACAGCATGCCATCCAGACAAAATCAAAACCACcagtacttgaaataaaaaatgtgtaatagAGTGAATACAGCAGGTTAATGTCAGTGCCCCCATCATCCACTGGTATGCTCTTTTTCATCCTGTTGAAACTGCCTCTGGTGGTTCAAAGAATTCCCGCTTTCACAGTCCTTTTGATGAATGGTTGAGGCTGAGGCTACCAAATCAACAAACAGTGTCCATACATTATACacaggagaaaataaaataataaaacattacacaTACACAGAAATAATAAATCCCCCCTTCCCCCAGACAAAACTagattaaactgtaaaattaaacCGTATTGTGACATTCTTTAAAAAGAACAACTGAACAAAATGTTGGCTaacaaaaccaacaacaacaacaacatcatactCATTTGAAATGGGCACAACATTTACAGACAACACCATGATGATTTATAAAATGGTAAATTCTGGCATAATCAAATAatgatgtgtgcatgtgtatcaAGTCCAGGTAGTCTCTTGTCTGTCAACAAGCTTGCCTTGTGACAGTTCCTCTATGCCATCGTTACGAAACCCCCTTTTTGGTTCTTCTTCtttggtgactttttttttttttttaagtattcagttctttaagaaaaaaaattactgacccaaacttCTTTGAAGAGTGGTGTAAAATGGGCTTTTGCATTTTTGAGCATTAGGAATAGATAAaagtgatataaaataaaaacattacaatttacaCTTTAAAAATCCACAGAAAACACTGTATAATATATGGCCTTTTCAGTATACTAACACACTATTCTGATCTCACATGCTATTGGACGGATTATATGCAATAACCTGATGATTACCAGGAAATTGTTACAGTAACATAAACAATATGGCTTTTCACACTTTAAATAGTTAATTATGCAGCGTCACAGTATACTTTGAGCATGCAAAATCTAAATGGATAAATGCATAATTCAGAGAATTGAATTGTATGAATTGTAAACAGGGCTGCTAGGTCATCGCAACAAAACCGGCCCAAAAACCCACAGAGGACTTGGCAACCCTGCTTGGAAGAGCTCAGAGAAGAAAGAAGGCCACATATTGTCAATTTCAGAATTACGTTAATTACGACATGACTGAAGGCAGCTATAAGGGAGGAGTAAATGCTCTCTGTCACTGTTTGACAGGTGAGGCACGTGATTGGATATCTGTTGCTAATTCAAACTTGCTTCTGAATTAGCTACGTGTGTGAAATGATTAAATGCATGGTGAAAAGTTCTCTTTTTTTCATGGCCAGGATTTCTAAACTGCCTTTAATGTCTGGTTCTGGCATTGTTTTTATACTTGTTAAAGAAGTAATGACataaagtagtttgaccaatggCTTCAGGCATTATGCATAATCGACCGATCGTGGCATCTAAGAAGATGGGATCTACAGAAAACGGCAATGCAACACAAATGGAACACATTTTAGCCAgtttagaaatcctggccaggatcTTCCCATGTCATTATATGAAATACAGATATTTGTAAAAATCCAgattttttactataataatgaATGTTATTTGTGAGTCTTTATTCTTGATTTCTTGTTGAAGCTGTTTCTGAAGCTCTGTCCTGCCATGAAGTAGAGGATGGGGTCAATGCAGCTGTTGAGACTGGCCAGAGGTCGCGTGACCTTGTAGATATTATTGGAGAGACGTATTATGCTGCAGTCGTGTTTGTCAAGGTAACGTAATGTGTAGTATATACTGCGGTTCACATGGAAAGGCAAGAAGCACACCATGAAAGCCAAGAGCACAATAACAATCATCTTCACCGACTTCTGTTTGGAACACTGTGACATTGGTTCTCTGAGATCTCCGGGATCAAGAAGTTTCTTCACCATCAGGCCACTGCAGACCAGCACCACCCCAAACGGTAGGACAAAAAGCAGAAACATCACCACCGTGCTGTAGACCAGAAAGTCATTGAAGAGCTCCTTGATGGTGGTGTCATGACAGACCAGATCATTATCATTTTGTCTCACCCGGGAGAAATAAAGAAGTGGTGCCTGTAAGATGAGAATGATCAGCCATATTCCCACAGAAATCATACGAGCACGCCGGCGGTTCATCCAGTACAAAGAGCGCATCGGGTGGCAGATGCCTAGAAACCGGTGCAGACTGATGCAGCTGAGGAAGAGGATGCTTCCATAGAGGTTTGTGTAGAAGAGAAAGCGAATCAGCTTACACATCAGCTCACCGAACGGCCAGTCGTTCTTATCAGCGTAATAGTAGATGAGGAACGGCAGGGTGAGGATGTAAAGCGTGTCGCAGACGTTGAGGTTGATCATGTAGATGGTGCTGGGCTTCCAGTGTTTGGTGCGAAACAGGATGATGTACATAGCCGTGATGTTCAACCCCAGACCGAACACAAACACCAAAGTGTAACTCACCGGGAGGAGAATGTACTTGAATTGTTCTTTTAAAGTACAACGGTAGACTTGACTATCATTAGTTCCAGTCTCCAGTATTCCAGTACTGTTAAACATTGCCATTCTGATCCAGATCTGTCAGAAAATAAGACAATTAAATCATATCAATACATCATGTCAACATCAGTATATTAATTTACAAAGCGATATTGATACACATTTCAATATGCACGTAAATACAGATTAAAAGTAATATCAGATAATATTCTGAATATATTCTGttaatacaaacccgattccaagttgggacactgtacaaattgtgagtaaaaaaagtaatggaataatttacaaatctcatcaatttatattttattcacaatagaatatagataacatatcaaatgttgaaagtgagacgtgtttaaatgtcatgccaaatattggctcattttggatttcatgagagccacacatttcaaaaaatttgggacaggtagcaataatgTTACattctgtttccttatttggtcattttcctgttcttgtttggttaattgattaatcctcACCTGTCTTCATTCATCTGATTTCTCCCCTCGTGCTTAAATAGCCTGTcttttgagttcctccttgctcGTGATTGAATTAGTAAATTGATGTATGATGTTGTatctaaatgtaataatttataggtttgttggatgtgcccttattctcccGCGATCATTAAAAGTACCCTTTAGTATATCTACTCATTTGTGTGCCTTCATTCAGCAGTCCAACTCCTGTGCCTGGAGCAACTAGACCGTTCGCTGGAAGACCACACTAGGGACTTTCTCGATCTGGCCAGCCGCCATCCCGCTGCACGGAGCTAGAGCCCACTGAGCCTGAGCCTATCATTGTCAGGGAGCAAGGACTCGAGAACGcaactgaccaggtgtgtgagccggcaacaccgtgcgtCGTGGGATTACTAGACCTGTCAGTTCCTCTGTTCCATTTCCGgtggttccatccagccctgaatctcctgtttctccgctggttccgtccagccctgaatctcccgtttctccgctggttccgcacAGCCCTAaatctcctgtttctctgctggctCTATCCAGCCCTGTTCCTCCTGTGTCtcctcccggcctccctctctcatctcctcctagaccagcctgTTCCTCAACCTCATCTCTgttggtgccagtcagtcccacAGCTCACTCTCAGTCACCACCATCTGGGCGCGATGGTTTGCCGCGggacttccagtctccagctctgccttggcGTGTGGATTCCCTGTCTTGGCGTGTGGACTCCACCTCGGCCCTTCGACCCTGTGGCTCCGCCTTGGCACCCCACTCCCTTGTCTCCACCGTGGCCCGTCAtcccaccgggctccctcgtccctccggatCCACCTTGGTCATTCGTCGACCATCCTCCGTCTTGGGACTCCACTCCTATGGCTTCGCCTCGTcattccatccctccggctctgtcaggctcctccttccctctggctCCACCTCTGTCCTCCGTCGCTCCGACTCTGCAGCGGGCTTCTAGAGCCCCGCCTCTGCCTCGGCTGCTGGTGCCTTCAGCGCTGCCTTGGACCTCCGGAACCTCtgcgtcaccctggctctgcggctgctctgctccatcttgggctcctcacccaccggtgctgTCTCCGTCTGTATGCCCCCTGGGTTgtcgtcctggctggtctctggaacACCACCTGGCTCTTTCTGCTCCGGGCTCCTCTCTGGCTCCTCCCTCCTACTCCATCCGGGGTCCTCTCCATTGCCTGCCCCTTGCCTGCCCCACGTCCGCttccagaacccccaccctccctccgctggtATTCCTCATTCGGTGCGAGGACGCCCCGTTCTGGGAGGGGGAGAACTGTTACATTCATtgactttctgtttccttttttttgtcattttccttttcttgtttggttaattgattaatccccacctttCTCCATTCATCTGATTTCTTCCCTtgtgcttaaataccctgtcttttGAGTTCCTCCTTGTCCGTGATTGAGTTAGTAAGTTGATGTATGATGTTGTATCTTAATGTAATATTGTATAGTTttgttggatgtgcccttattctcccGCAATCATTAAAAGTACCCTTTAGTATATCTTCTCCTTCGTGCGCCTTCATTCACACACCAGCAGCCGTAAcaaataagaggccggaaaagttatatgtacatataaggaacagctgcaGGACCAATttacaacttattaggtcaactggcaacatgattgggtataaaaagagacactcagagtggcagtgtctctcagaagtcaagatgggcagaggatcaccagtttccccaatgctgcggcaaaaaatagtacagcaatatcagaaaggagtttcccagagaaaaattgcaaagagtttgaagttatcatcatctatattgcataatatcatccaaagattcagagaatctggaacaatctctgtgtgtaagggtcaaggtcagaaaaccatactggatgcccttgATCTTctggcccttagacggcactgcatcacattcAGGAATGccactgtaatggaaatcacaacatgggctcaggaatacttccataAACCATTGTCGGTGAACACTATCCATCGTGCCATTtgccgttgctggctaaaactctacttctttaggtcaaaaaagaagccgtATACAAactatcagtgctcagttcagaagcctgcatctctgatggtatgggggttgtatgagtgtgtttggcatgggcagcttacacatcttgaaaggcaccatcaatgctgaaaggtatatccaagttctagaacaacatatgctcccattcaGACGTCGCCTCTTTCAGGGaaaaccttgcattttccaacatgacaatgccagaccacatactgtatcaattacaacatcattgctgtgtagaagaaggatcagagtactgaaatggccagcctgcagtccagatctttcacccatagaaaacatttggcgcaccataaagaggaagatgtggcAAAGAAGACCCAAGATAATTGAGCAACTAGCCTGTATCAgacaagtttaggaataggaatgttgtcccatttttGAGCAAATAGTCTCCTCAGttcccagacgtttgcagactgttataaaaagaagaggggatgccactcagtggtaaacatggccttgtcccaacttttttgagatgtgatgatgccatgaaatttaaaatcaacttaatttacgcttaaaattatacattttctcagtttaaacatttgatatgtcatctatgttgcattctgaataaaatatagaaatgtgaaacttccacatcattgcattctgtttttattcacaatttgtacattgtcccaactttttttgaatcGGGTTTGTAGATCAATATAAGCAGTAAAATGATGCTGTTTTATGTTAGAAAGAGGAAATCATGACTAAGCTGCcagaaaataaaaagctttttttcagtCGAGAATTGGTTAGGAAAATACATCAGGATGAATGCCTCTCAAGATCTCTCAAGACCATGTCCATGTCAAATTTAGTATTCCATCACTTGctaaccaatggatcctctgcagtgaaagaGTGCTGTGAGACTGATAACAATTTTTTGGTTTTTAAACggtacttgatctgtgcatatttctctcctgattcaaactcatctacatcttgaatggcccgagggtgagtacattttcagtaaattttcatttttggctgaactattcctttaaatgagtaagcaagcaaataaaaatataaatatattgataatCTGTTTATGTAAAACCATTTAAGCATTCATTGCTTCCCAAGCCAGGTCTTGCATAGTACAACATATCTTGGTGTagcttgaataaatatatttcacgTTGCAATAGGTTAATGTAACAAGTGCACATCATGGTGTCTGTCTGGGTACCTACGGTAAACATACACCACACATGTATTTCTTTAAGAGATGGTAAATATCGACAAACTGCACACACCCATATTGATACTGTCATGCATATGACAGCCTACAAATATTCCTGGAATATTGTTTGTAACAGAGCACTGAAGTAATTTTAAACTGTTTCTTCCAAACTCATGGCACGAACaaatgtacaaagtttaaatagatttttctgCTCCTCACACAGTTTAACAGCACTCTCATTTATGCCTGAAAACAGCACATCTTATCGATCAATGAAGCAAATCATCAACAAAGTGTGTTTAAATCTCCCGAGAATTTCCTAAGAAATTCATTGGATTATATTTCAATAACgactaattttacagtttttgctTTCTATTTTGTATAATTCAatacaacaaatttttttttatataaattatattatcaaaTGGTGATAAAACCAAAACTAATCATGTTCACTAGCATAACTTGATAATAATTTAGGAAACCTAAAGCATAAATCTGACTGGAGCCTTCCGGACCCTGCATACAGTATTAGTTTATAATTCCACAAATACCTTTTAAAGTATAAGTTTTGGAACTTTACAGTTTAGACTTTTGTCTAATGTAACTGTGTTTTAAGGATGAATCGATGGTGTAGACTAGAGCATTCATTATTTAGATGTCACTTAGAGACGTCTTCTAAATGAATaaacttagaaaatatatatcCCACAAACTGACACGTCTTTATAGTTTTATCTATGtccagatttataaaaaaaaaaaagtaatcacaGTGAAGTCCAATAATCATTGCACATTTTTGTAAGTTACACATTCTGATAAATATGATTGTggacatgccaaaaaaaaaaaattgtaagtcaCGTACTCACATGTGTTTTCGGCAGTTTATTTTCAGGAATGTCCCCTTGTGCTCTTCATACCCGCACAGTCCTGATCTTCCTCTGCCTGATCATGCTGCATTTCTTCATGGTGGGCGGGACTACTCATGTCAACACGCCTCAAGCCTGCTCTCATTGGTCAATGGCCTGTCAATCACTTGgcacactctcagaaataaaggtacaaaagctgtcactaggggctgtaccttttcaaaaggtacacttttgtaacTACTGGGTCCtaatatgtacagtacagtttatgtactaatatgtacctttaaggtaccaaaATGGACCCTTAAGGTACAAATGTaccttttgtaatgttttaattttgacATCACCTTGAAGCAGCTAAAGATTGGTTTTAAACATTACTTGTTTTCATGACTCGGAGACTTATGACTCGactctttcttttaaaatacaataacttTACACAGTGCACTTTAAGatgtaaaactttgcaggatgttttcattcatttagagctgtgttacacgcTGCATGAAAGGTGATTTTCAACAATCAATAACAGGGGCACTTCTGCTCCAATCTAAGTAGCAAATTCATTTAAACTTCACCCTTATACAGCTACATCAACATCTTTAAAACGTGCTTGTTTAACATGTTATACAATACTGCAATTGTATGTTCAGACTTGACAGCAATTCAcctgaaagaaaaaaactcaCCATGGAAGACATATTTTGGTTATTGTGAACAGTATATGAGGTATTTATTGATTTTCTTGGTTTTTAAACAACATGATGTACAGTGTtcttgatatttaaatatttcagacaCTTCTTTTACATTTATTCGTCAATAGCTAAATaatggattgattttttttttaattgttttaagcaCAAACATAATTTGTTAgatttgtttaaaacaagaaaattacAAGTCACTCATATGTTAATTTTCTTAAACTATAAACAGGTCTTGCCCTACACAACCTGTATTTGACTGTATTTGAGTTCTGATTGACTTTGTGCAATCTAAATCCCAATTCTtttgcaaaaacaatatatttttttttttactttgcatgaAAACAAAATTTGATAACGATAACAAATATTAgttttttcttctcatttaaattttttcagaTATCACTACAATGAATATAAAACTATAGATCATATTctgcattttgggttaaaaaactaaacaattagACACcaaattaaatgtcatttatgcTTAACCTCTCCTTTACCATTAAATATAATTGTTGATGAATCTACTGACATTCCCTGATGgacttaatttcttattttaatactatttatatagaatcaaagtattaatattatgaattaactgtttttattttagtttaaagtttagtaattttgttatgtttaaatatttctagctttaatttattttattttcagttctaGTTTTAGAAAATGTAGTatttcaaatgaaacatttaattcattttaaattaatttcagtttcaagtttctaatacttatattttattcaacttaatttcagtaaatgctttttaatagttttactttcagttttagttaagaaTGACAAAACTAGCTCGACTGATTAAAGGCATGTTTAGACAGCTCTGGCTGATTTGAATAGTATTCTGGAACTGAACCAAAATTTAGTGAAAAGCCATTGTCAAATGCCAAATTCAGTTAGAGAAAAGCCATTGTCCTGATACTAACCTTCCTGACACAACTTTTCATGAACAACTTAATCAGCCTATAATCCCATGAATCCTCAAACACAGTGTCAGTTTGCAAGGTTTCCAAACAAATGCAGAGTTTGGAATTTATTAATTGAACGCAGCACGTTCTCTGGTCAAAGAGTTGATATATTTAACCATATGGTCCTTCACGTTCTATAAAACATCTTTCAGAAGGGACACAAGGTCTTTCTATTTATTCAACACCAAATGGTTCCTTGTTAGGAGTTTCAGAGACTCAAAGATGTCCAGAGATTTCAAATGAACTGTTAATTCCATTAAT
Proteins encoded:
- the LOC113076894 gene encoding P2Y purinoceptor 2-like — encoded protein: MAMFNSTGILETGTNDSQVYRCTLKEQFKYILLPVSYTLVFVFGLGLNITAMYIILFRTKHWKPSTIYMINLNVCDTLYILTLPFLIYYYADKNDWPFGELMCKLIRFLFYTNLYGSILFLSCISLHRFLGICHPMRSLYWMNRRRARMISVGIWLIILILQAPLLYFSRVRQNDNDLVCHDTTIKELFNDFLVYSTVVMFLLFVLPFGVVLVCSGLMVKKLLDPGDLREPMSQCSKQKSVKMIVIVLLAFMVCFLPFHVNRSIYYTLRYLDKHDCSIIRLSNNIYKVTRPLASLNSCIDPILYFMAGQSFRNSFNKKSRIKTHK